The DNA region GTTCCGCCAGGCTGAGCGCGGGCCGGAGTTTGTACCGGCGGGTGTCGCCCGCCTGGCCGATGCGCGTCCATCCCGCGACGTCGTAGGCCGAGGAGAACGCGTCTTCGACGGCCGGCGGTGCGCCGCCGGTCACCGTGACGAGGAACGGCGGTCTGTCGCCGTGGTTGAACTGCAACTCGAGGACCAGCGTCGCTCCGGGCACGGCCGTCGCGACGCCGGCGAGTGGCAACGCCTCGCAGTCGATGTCGAATTCAGCGACGAGTCCCATACGCCGTCGTCTGTGCCGACACGGATGGGCGTATCGAACGGCCACGAGTACGGTCACTTATAAACGGCCCAAGCACTGAGAGTGCGACTTAGCCGGGTCCACGCCGAACCAGATGGTGCATGGTGACGACACAGTCCAGCGATGGTATCGAGGTCACGTACGAGCGACACGGCCACGGGACGCCTCTCGTCCTGCTCCACGGCGGGATGGCCCCCCGGGAGTACTGGCAGCCGGTCCTCGCCCACCTGGAAGACGAGGACTACGCGGCCATCGTCCCGCAGCGACAGGGGTTCGGCACCTGTCTGGACGAGGTCGACGAGACGACCGCCGACGAGGTGCTGGCGCGAGAGGTCTCCTACGTTCGGACGCTGGTCGACAGCCTCGAGGAGCGACCGGTCCTGTTCGGGCACTCCTTCGGGGCGCTCACCGCACTCGAGGCCGCGACTACGGCGGACGTCGAGGCGGTCGTCGCGTACGAGCCGGCGATACTCCCGGAGGAGTTCCGGGAAGAGGCCGACCTCGCCGACCGCATGCAGAGACTCATCGAGGCGGGCGAGCGTGAGGAGGCCGTGAAACGCTACATCGAGCAGGTCCTCCACCCCGATGGAATCGACGACCTCGACGCGTGGCTGGCGGCGTGGCCGGTCTGGCCCGACTGCGTCGCGCTCGCCGAGGAGGTCGTCCGCATGAACCGTGCTGTCGAGCAGTACCAGCTCCCGGAGCGACTGGACGTCGACGGTCCCGTACTCGTGCTGTCGGGGACTGGTGGCCCGGATTTCCTGCGGGAGAGTGCCCGGGCAGTCCACGACGCGCTTCCGCGCAGCCGCTTCGTCGAGTTCGACGGTGTCGGTCACAGTGGCCCGGGCGAGGCACCCAGCCGGCTCCTGACGGAGGTCGACGCCTTCCTCTCCGTCCGCTAGGTGACGACCCCGGTCCTCGATTTGGAGTTCGGTAGACGTGTCGCGACAGAACGGCGTGCTGGTTCGCCCGCCCGGCCGTCACGCTAGTTCCGGTTCGACGTCTGCGGGCGGAACCCACGCTCCACGACGCCACTCCGACAGCGCCTGACCTGCTCGACGGTGCCGTCGTCGACGAGGGATTCGAGGTGATGGTACACCCGCGAGTGGTCGGCACCCAGCAGGTCCGCGACCGCGACGTACTCGACGCCGGTCTCGTGGTCCCGTGACGGGTCGTAGATCGACCGGAGCGCCGCGAGGACCTCCTTTCGGGAGACCCGGTCCGTCATCTGTCTGCCC from Haloarchaeobius amylolyticus includes:
- a CDS encoding alpha/beta fold hydrolase, which translates into the protein MVTTQSSDGIEVTYERHGHGTPLVLLHGGMAPREYWQPVLAHLEDEDYAAIVPQRQGFGTCLDEVDETTADEVLAREVSYVRTLVDSLEERPVLFGHSFGALTALEAATTADVEAVVAYEPAILPEEFREEADLADRMQRLIEAGEREEAVKRYIEQVLHPDGIDDLDAWLAAWPVWPDCVALAEEVVRMNRAVEQYQLPERLDVDGPVLVLSGTGGPDFLRESARAVHDALPRSRFVEFDGVGHSGPGEAPSRLLTEVDAFLSVR